In Actinomyces sp. zg-332, the following proteins share a genomic window:
- a CDS encoding electron transfer flavoprotein subunit alpha/FixB family protein: MTLLVLIEHENVDNKNVLTSNSKQLLLAAKNAGEEVIAVSVEENIDTDSIAKCGATKIYTAVLPEKYKNVTQAISSVLETAVNQVKASSNLKAILLNSTFLNKEIAGLLGGKLSVATVTDVTSFDFESTEPTFVKSALNGTHIVHLKTNADFSIVTVKVNSDYEDSYAENVSIEKLDVDFTALPEIEVSVIDTSSVSEENDLETAKVVVCGGRGTEGDFSLVYSLAEQLKAAVGATRVATDEGWVDHSLQIGQTGKTINADLYIGLGVSGAIHHTCALVTCENIVAICDDEDAPIFEIADFGIIGDINDVVPSLIDELQN, encoded by the coding sequence ATGACTTTGCTAGTACTGATTGAACATGAAAATGTAGATAATAAGAATGTATTAACTTCTAATAGCAAACAGCTTCTTTTAGCTGCAAAAAACGCTGGAGAAGAAGTAATTGCTGTTAGTGTGGAGGAAAACATTGATACTGATTCAATAGCTAAATGTGGTGCCACGAAAATATATACAGCTGTTCTTCCCGAAAAGTATAAAAATGTTACTCAAGCAATCAGCTCAGTTTTAGAAACTGCAGTAAATCAAGTAAAAGCTAGTAGCAATCTAAAAGCGATACTGTTAAACTCCACTTTCTTGAACAAAGAAATAGCTGGTTTGTTGGGTGGAAAACTTAGTGTTGCAACAGTAACTGATGTAACAAGTTTTGATTTCGAAAGCACTGAACCAACTTTTGTTAAAAGTGCTTTGAACGGTACACATATAGTACACCTAAAAACTAATGCTGATTTTTCAATTGTTACTGTCAAAGTAAATAGTGACTATGAGGATAGCTATGCTGAAAATGTAAGTATTGAAAAACTAGATGTAGATTTTACAGCTTTGCCTGAAATTGAAGTTTCAGTTATAGACACTTCTTCTGTTTCGGAAGAAAACGACTTAGAAACTGCAAAAGTTGTAGTTTGTGGTGGTAGGGGAACAGAAGGTGACTTTAGCTTAGTATATTCACTAGCTGAACAGCTAAAAGCTGCAGTAGGTGCTACTAGAGTTGCAACAGATGAAGGCTGGGTAGACCATAGCTTACAGATTGGGCAGACTGGTAAAACTATTAACGCTGACTTATATATTGGACTGGGTGTTTCCGGAGCAATTCATCATACCTGTGCTCTTGTAACTTGTGAGAATATTGTTGCTATTTGCGATGATGAAGATGCTCCTATTTTTGAAATAGCTGATTTTGGTATTATTGGCGATATTAATGATGTTGTACCTAGCTTAATTGATGAATTACAAAACTAA
- a CDS encoding electron transfer flavoprotein subunit beta/FixA family protein, which produces MKIVVCVKHVPDMQSQRHFVDKRIVRGEDDVLNEVDENAIETAVTIAEEHDDVEVLALTIGPEDSADALRRALQMGADNAIHICDDYLENSDVLTTSKVLAKAIEQIGNVDLIITGMTSSDGNTSLVPSYLASNLGLPLLSFAKTLEKKDEKIVITRSVDGIEQSLSAKLPLIVSVSDQINEPRYPNFKAIAAARKKPIEEWDLSELGLESSINEKNIEVISIEEKPAREKGQALLNSPVAVKQLAEFIKEKVK; this is translated from the coding sequence ATGAAAATTGTTGTTTGTGTAAAACACGTTCCTGATATGCAATCGCAACGTCATTTTGTCGATAAACGTATTGTACGTGGTGAAGATGACGTGTTAAATGAAGTAGACGAAAATGCCATTGAAACAGCAGTTACAATCGCTGAAGAGCATGATGATGTCGAAGTTTTAGCACTAACTATAGGGCCAGAAGATTCAGCCGACGCATTGAGACGAGCATTACAAATGGGTGCTGACAATGCTATTCACATTTGCGATGACTATCTTGAAAATAGCGATGTTTTAACTACATCTAAAGTATTGGCTAAAGCGATAGAACAAATTGGAAACGTAGATTTGATTATCACAGGCATGACATCTTCAGACGGTAACACCAGCCTTGTACCTAGCTACTTAGCAAGCAACCTAGGACTTCCACTACTGTCATTTGCAAAAACTCTTGAGAAAAAAGATGAAAAAATAGTTATTACACGTAGCGTTGATGGAATAGAACAGAGTCTATCAGCAAAATTACCATTAATAGTGTCTGTGTCTGACCAAATAAACGAACCTAGATATCCTAACTTTAAAGCTATTGCCGCTGCTCGTAAAAAACCAATTGAAGAATGGGATTTATCTGAGCTAGGTCTAGAAAGCAGCATAAATGAAAAAAATATTGAAGTAATTTCTATTGAAGAAAAGCCAGCTCGTGAAAAAGGACAAGCTTTGCTAAATTCTCCTGTGGCAGTTAAGCAATTAGCTGAGTTCATTAAGGAAAAGGTGAAATAA